Within Montipora foliosa isolate CH-2021 chromosome 3, ASM3666993v2, whole genome shotgun sequence, the genomic segment TAACAAAAGGACAGACGtcatgaaagtggtctatagttATCGGTCATGTGTCTCTTAGATTTAACTTTGAAGaaataatgattttttttttagttctaaCGCTGTACTATACCTTGAACAAAGTTCCTTTCCCTTATGAAGTAATCCGTTTTGACGATGTCAAAACTTAACAGTGCCTTTTTGGAGTAAAAGACCAAAAGCCTCTCTTCAATTTCCTTAATCAGTTGCAATGCTTTAGCCATATGCTCTTGAGACACCCAACCCTGGACGTCATGGACCTTCAGATGTCTTGAACTCTTTACATAAAAAGCAAGCTGCCTATTCTTTGCTCTAATTTGGACGCGATTGGTGATGGGACGTGTTTCAGCATTCAAATGGTGTTCAATATCTTGGAAGCAACTCTCTGCAATAGCCTCCTCGTTTTCAGTGATGCCAATTTTGGCGGATTTCTCTACATAAAAAGAGGCGACGCAATATCTGTTCTCTGCAGTTTCTTCACCAGCAGCACAAGGTAACAAAAGCTGAAATAGAGACGATAGAAATCATTCATTtctaattaagaaaaaaagcagcagctgtgattttttttttaagttgtctTGCTCTAGTACTTTTGATGTCATTTGTCATTCA encodes:
- the LOC137998110 gene encoding uncharacterized protein — its product is MGTRTCLYLESAVTRREGNYARAKELLDDSIELLLPCAAGEETAENRYCVASFYVEKSAKIGITENEEAIAESCFQDIEHHLNAETRPITNRVQIRAKNRQLAFYVKSSRHLKVHDVQGWVSQEHMAKALQLIKEIEERLLVFYSKKALLSFDIVKTDYFIRERNFVQGIAPSQEALTIAREKHWKEYEDVAQQRLQLCSRLGRQRRD